The Spirosoma oryzicola region CCATTTCGGCAATCTGCGATTCGATACCCGCGCTGATGATGATGACTTCGGCACCCTCGTCTTTTACTGCTTCCCGAAGCGTGTCCGAGTACGCGTTGCCGTTTGGTAGTGAACCTTCATCTACGTTTGCTACGTAAATAACTGGCTTCACAGTCAGCAGTGAAATGTCGCCGATAGCCGCTTCCCGATCTTCGGGCGATACCTGTACGGTACGGGCACTTTTGCCCGCTTCGAGCGCTGCTTTGAACTGCTTCAGAATTTCCAGCTCCGCTTTCGCTTTGGCGTCACCCACGCGCGCAGCCTTGTCGATGCGCTGTATTTTTTTGTCTACCGATTCCAGGTCTTTCAACTGAAGCTCGGCATCAATGATTTCTTTGTCCGATACAGGATTCACTTTACCCTCGACGTGAACGATGTTGTCGTCTTCGAAGCAGCGAATCACGTGAACAATAGCGTCTACCTCACGGATGTTTGCCAGGAATTTGTTGCCCAGGCCCGCACCCTGACTAGCTCCTTTCACTAGTCCGGCGATGTCGACAAACTCAATGATGGTTGGCACCACTTTCTGGGGTTTCACCAGTCCTTCGAGGGTGTCTAGTCGTTCGTCGGGTACGGTTACCACCCCAACGTTGGGTTCTATTGTGCAGAATGGATAGTTAGCGGCTTCCGCCTTTCCACTCGAAATTGCGTTAAAAAGCGTCGATTTACCCACGTTTGGCAAACCTACGATACCACATTGTAAGCCCATAATAAAGGATATATGAGTGAATGGCTGAACGAGTGAATAAGCGAGTTTCCAGTAATACCCAGTGCTCGTTTATTCATGAGTTCGTTCACTCGTCATGTTTGTGCAAAATTACAACCGCAGCAGCGGACCGCAAAAAAAGCCTTCGGCACGGAGCAAAGGCTTGATG contains the following coding sequences:
- the ychF gene encoding redox-regulated ATPase YchF, which gives rise to MGLQCGIVGLPNVGKSTLFNAISSGKAEAANYPFCTIEPNVGVVTVPDERLDTLEGLVKPQKVVPTIIEFVDIAGLVKGASQGAGLGNKFLANIREVDAIVHVIRCFEDDNIVHVEGKVNPVSDKEIIDAELQLKDLESVDKKIQRIDKAARVGDAKAKAELEILKQFKAALEAGKSARTVQVSPEDREAAIGDISLLTVKPVIYVANVDEGSLPNGNAYSDTLREAVKDEGAEVIIISAGIESQIAEMEDPEERELFLSEYGLTESGLSKLIKASYKLLGLITYFTAGVKEVRAWTIHRGWKAPQAAGVIHSDFERKFIRAQVMKLADFEQFKTEAGVREAGKLSVEGKEYIVQDGDIMEFLHSA